A genome region from Phoenix dactylifera cultivar Barhee BC4 chromosome 18, palm_55x_up_171113_PBpolish2nd_filt_p, whole genome shotgun sequence includes the following:
- the LOC103706977 gene encoding beta-adaptin-like protein C codes for MRLTGLDFLFRFRAPNKKTGEDALLSSLSRAKAEEGKKKKASAVAEEGSATMSGHDSKYFSTTKKGEIPELKEELNSQYKDKRKDAVKKVIAAMTVGKDVSSLFTDVVNCMQTENLELKKLVYLYLINYAKSQPDLAILAVNTFVKDSQDPNPLIRALAVRTMGCIRVDKITEYLCDPLQRCLKDDDPYVRKTAAICVAKLYDINAELVEDRGFLESLKDLISDNNPMVVANAVAALAEIHECSSRPIFEITSHTLSKLLTALNECTEWGQVFILDALSRYKASDARDAENIVERVTPRLQHANCAVVLSAVKMILQQMELITSTDVVRNLCKKMAPPLVTLLSAEPEIQYVALRNINLIVQKRPTILAHEIKVFFCKYNDPIYVKMEKLEIMIKLASDRNIDQVLLEFKEYATEVDVDFVRKAVRAIGRCAIKLERAAERCISVLLELIKIKVNYVVQEAIIVIKDIFRRYPNTYESIIATLCESLDTLDEPEAKASMIWIIGEYAERIDNADELLESFLESFPEEPPLVQLQLLTATVKLFLKKPTEGPQQMIQAVLNNATVETDNPDLRDRAYIYWRLLSTDPEAAKDVVLAEKPVISDDSNQLDPSLLDELLANIATLSSVYHKPPDAFVSRVKAAPRPDDDEYPDGGETAYSESPSHAVEGAPAPSSPSTAPHASTRQPVAAPALSSPAAPVPDLLGDLIGLDNAIVPVDQPTTPPSGPPLPVLLPSSTGQGLQISAQLLRRDGQIFYGLLFENNSQAVLDGFMIQFNKNTFGLAAAGPLQVPPLQPGTSARTLLPMVLFQNVSPGPPTLLLQVAVKNNQQPVWYFNDKMPLHVFFVEDGRMERANFLETWKSLPDANEASKDLTNSVVNSVDVTLERLAASNVFFVAKRRNTNKELLYLSAKIPRGIPFLIELTVVVGIPGVKCAVKTPSPELVPLFFEAMETLLNSVLTNLQTIN; via the exons ATGCGGCTCACTGGACTGGACTTTCTCTTCCGTTTTAGAGCTCCTAATAAAAAGACCGGCGAGGACGCCCTTCTTTCTTCGCTTTCCCGAGCCAAGGcagaagaggggaaaaaaaagaaagcatccGCTGTAGCGGAGGAGGGCTCGGCGACGATGAGCGGCCACGACTCCAAGTACTTCTCCACCACCAAGAAGGGAGAGATCCCCGAGCTCAAGGAGGAGCTCAATTCCCAGTACAAG GACAAAAGGAAGGATGCAGTGAAGAAAGTGATAGCTGCAATGACTGTTGGAAAAGATGTTTCATCATTGTTCACGGATGTTGTCAACTGCATGCAAACAGAGAATTTGGAGCTGAAGAAACTCGTCTATTTATATCTTATAAACTATGCTAAAAGCCAACCTGATCTAGCCATACTTGCTGTGAATACCTTTGTTAAG GATTCACAAGATCCCAATCCACTAATTCGTGCTTTGGCTGTGAGGACAATGGGATGCATTCGTGTTGACAAAATTACAGAATATCTATGTGATCCTCTTCAGAGATGCCTCAAG GATGATGATCCTTATGTTCGAAAGACTGCAGCCATTTGTGTAGCTAAGCTTTACGATATAAATGCTGAGTTAGTGGAAGACAGAGGATTCCTTGAGAGTCTCAAGGACTTGATATCTGATAATAATCCAATGGTAGTAGCAAATGCAGTTGCGGCGCTTGCAGAGATCCATGAATGTAGTTCTAGACCAATCTTTGAGATCACCAGTCATACTCTTTCGAAACTCCTGACTGCATTGAATGAATGCACCGA ATGGGGTCAGGTTTTCATTTTGGATGCCCTTTCAAGGTACAAAGCATCTGATGCCCGTGATGCTGAGAACATAGTGGAAAGAGTTACACCACGTCTCCAGCATGCAAATTGTGCAGTTGTGCTTTCTGCTGTCAAA ATGATTCTTCAGCAGATGGAACTTATTACTAGTACTGATGTGGTCCGAAATCTTTGCAAGAAGATGGCACCTCCTCTAGTAACTCTTCTTTCCGCAGAACCTGAAATACAGTATGTAGCATTACGCAACATCAATCTTATTGTACAGAAACGACCTACAATACTTGCACATGAAATTAAG GTTTTTTTCTGCAAGTACAATGATCCAATTTATGTTAAGATGGAGAAACTGGAGATTATGATAAAGCTTGCATCTGATCGGAACATAGACCAG GTTCTGTTGGAGTTCAAAGAGTATGCTACAGAAGTAGATGTTGACTTTGTTCGGAAGGCTGTGCGTGCAATTGGTCGCTGTGCCATAAAGTTAGAGAGAGCTGCTGAGCGGTGCATCAGCGTGTTGCTCGAGCTCATAAAGATAAAAGTAAATTATGTTGTGCAGGAGGCTATCATTGTCATCAAGGATATCTTCAGGCGTTATCCGAACAC CTATGAATCCATCATTGCAACGCTCTGCGAGAGTTTGGACACATTAGATGAGCCAGAAGCTAAG GCATCAATGATTTGGATAATTGGGGAATATGCAGAAAGAATTGACAATGCTGATGAGCTCCTTGAGAGCTTTCTAGAAAGCTTTCCCGAAGAGCCTCCACTTGTTCAACTGCAATTACTCACTGCAACTGTCAAGTTGTTTCTTAAAAAGCCAACTGAAGGTCCACAGCAGATGATTCAG GCTGTTCTTAATAATGCCACAGTGGAGACTGACAATCCCGATTTGCGTGATCGTGCCTACATATATTGGCGTCTTCTTTCTACTGATCCTGAG gCTGCTAAAGATGTTGTGTTAGCCGAGAAGCCAGTAATCAGTGATGATTCAAATCAGCTTGATCCTTCGCTTCTTGATGAGCTCCTTGCAAACATTGCTACCTTATCTTCTGTTTATCATAAGCCTCCAGATGCATTTGTAAGCCGTGTCAAAGCTGCACCTCGACCAGATGATGATGAATATCCTGATGGGGGTGAAACTGCATATTCTGAGTCACCATCTCATGCAGTTGAGGGTGCACCTGCCCCGTCTAGTCCAAGTACTGCTCCACATGCTTCAACAAGGCAGCCAGTGGCAGCACCAGCACTCTCTTCACCTGCTGCTCCTGTGCCTGATTTACTTGGTGATTTGATTGGTCTGGATAATGCCATTGTACCTGTCGACCAGCCAACAACACCGCCTTCAGG GCCTCCTTTACCTGTATTACTACCTTCGTCAACTGGTCAAGGTCTACAAATAAGTGCACAGCTACTGCGGCGCGATGGCCAAATATTTTATGGGTTATTATTTGAGAACAATTCACAGGCTGTGCTAGATGGGTTCATGATACAATTTAACAAAAATACATTTGGTCTTGCAGCTGCTGGACCTCTACAG GTCCCACCATTGCAACCTGGAACATCAGCCAGGACCCTTCTACCTATGGTTCTTTTCCAGAATGTCTCGCCTGGGCCTCCAACCTTGCTTCTGCAGGTTGCGGTGAAAAATAACCAGCAGCCAGTCTGGTATTTCAATGATAAAATGCCATTGCATGTATTCTTTGTGGAAGATGGTAGAATGGAGCGTGCAAATTTTCTGGAG ACATGGAAATCACTTCCTGATGCAAATGAGGCCTCGAAGGACTTGACGAACTCTGTTGTCAATAGTGTTGATGTTACCCTTGAACGTTTGGCTGCATCCAATGTGTTCTTTGTAGCAAAGCGCAGAAACACAAACAAAGAGCTCTTGTATCTCTCGGCCAAGATTCCTCGAGGTATTCCATTCTTGATAGAGCTTACAGTTGTCGTTGGTATACCTGGTGTAAAATGTGCAGTCAAGACACCAAGCCCCGAACTGGTACCACTGTTCTTCGAAGCCATGGAGACTCTTCTCAA TTCGGTTTTGACAAATCTGCAAACAATAAATTAG
- the LOC103706976 gene encoding uncharacterized protein LOC103706976, with protein sequence MATISALSSSLHCQSCLLSAPSLRLSSPPSLASFPSLRLARSLSLSRSQRRRPFPSFGRAVRAVAEEETLVPEEEQAAEAAAEAAAAASEEESPSADQTVSVPVSPSDMLTILFKAEGTMVESAIPAVAKALEGTEGVGDLKVQVAEGIASVELTKQTTVQATGVASNLVEIIQGSGFKLQTLNLSFEDEEDAIN encoded by the exons ATGGCGACAATCTCCgcactctcttcctctcttcactGCCAAAGTTGCCTTCTCTCCGCCCCTTCTCTCCGGCtatcttctcctccctctctcgccTCGTTCCCCTCCCTCCGCCTCGCTCGAAGCCTCTCTCTATCTCGGTCTCAGAGGAGGAGGCCgttcccgagctttggaaggGCCGTAAGGGCGGTCGCGGAGGAGGAAACCTTAGTCCCGGAAGAAGAACAAGCAGCGGAGGCAGcagcggaggcggcggcggcggcatcgGAGGAAGAGAGCCCGTCCGCCGACCAGACCGTCTCCGTCCCGGTGTCACCCTCCGACATGCTTACCATATTGTTCAAG GCTGAGGGAACTATGGTTGAGTCGGCGATACCTGCAGTCGCCAAGGCTCTGGAG GGAACAGAGGGCGTTGGCGATCTGAAAGTTCAAGTCGCCGAGGGAATTGCAAGCGTTGAG TTAACAAAACAGACTACTGTGCAAGCTACAGGAGTGGCTTCCAATTTGGTTGAGATCATACAAGGATCAGGCTTTAAGTTGCAAACTCTCAATTTGAGTTTTGAGGATGAAGAGGATGCTATCAACTAG
- the LOC103707026 gene encoding putative ripening-related protein 1 gives MVNSHQLASLFLLVIAFASLNLCSCFHYSSLLGECSPSGYLRGKAGHCNKEHDSDCCKPGKMYPQYRCSPPLTGDTRATMTINSFAKGGDGGGPSECDNKYHSDDELVVALSTGWYSHGSRCLKNVRIHANGNSVLAKVVDECDSVNGCDTDHDFQPPCPNNVVDASPAVWKALGIPGSVGDYDITWSDE, from the coding sequence ATGGTGAATTCTCATCAACTAGCATCGCTCTTTCTCCTAGTGATTGCATTTGCAAGCCTCAACCTTTGCAGCTGCTTCCACTATTCCTCTCTCCTTGGAGAATGCAGTCCAAGTGGGTACTTACGCGGCAAGGCCGGCCACTGCAACAAGGAACACGACTCTGACTGCTGCAAGCCGGGCAAAATGTACCCACAGTACCGTTGCTCGCCGCCGCTGACCGGAGACACTCGAGCCACCATGACCATCAACAGCTTTGCCAAAGGCGGGGATGGCGGAGGTCCTTCGGAGTGCGACAACAAGTACCACAGCGATGACGAGTTGGTCGTAGCTCTTTCGACCGGATGGTACAGTCACGGTAGCCGTTGCTTAAAGAACGTTAGGATCCATGCAAATGGCAACTCCGTGCTGGCCAAAGTGGTTGACGAGTGCGATTCTGTTAATGGCTGCGACACCGACCATGACTTCCAACCTCCATGTCCCAATAACGTAGTGGACGCATCGCCCGCTGTGTGGAAGGCACTGGGCATCCCGGGTTCCGTCGGTGATTATGATATCACTTGGTCTGATGAGTGA